The genomic stretch GCGGCTTTGTCGGGAGAATCGTCTTTGGCACCAGGTCCGCATCTTAGTGTAGAAGCCATGGCCTTGGACTTGGTCGTCGTCGGGAAATGGGGTGGGGATCTCGCATGTGCGTTGATCACGGTGCTGAAGGTGTTCTTCATCCATGCGGAGCAAGTCTGCGTGGAACTGCTGCATCATGGTGAGGGCTGGCGAGTACTCGGGGCTGAGATGGTTGGGAAGCGGCGGTGGGAAGGCTTCCTGACTTCCGCAACTGCGTGGGCTGTCCATTTTGTGCGTTGGTgtgtggttgtggttgtggttgtgaGTGTGAGATGGTGTGTGAAGATGAAGTGCAGTTGGCGAAAAATATGGCTTTTATTATAGAGAAACGCGCCGCGTTTATATCGACCGAGAGAGTGTCGTCATGTCTTCCATGGTACCATCACACGCACTACCACGGAATGTCGCGTGGCAGCGGGAGTATCATGCTTCCGCCGCACGAGCCTTGCCAGTTTCAATATATTGATCAACCAACTATATCGATCGTACATTATTTAAATCATCGGACTTTCCTCATGTTCCAGGTCGCAACCCCAGACGTTGATCATTCCGGGGCTGCCGGATGGCTTCCGCTGGAGATATGACGCATTGTACTTCTCATCGTCATCCATCGGACAACCCTGGAACCATCTGTCGCAGTTTCAGGGCATGAAAGCTTATCGTTTTTGCAGTAGCAGCATTTGCGCATCCAACCGTGAGTCGCAAGGTTTGCAGCTACTCAACTAGGTCGCGCTAGCATCCGGTGTCCCAGAAAGCGGGATGCGGCTTTTTGGTCAGGTGAAGTGCAAAGGATCAACGTCTGATGAATAAATCACTCATGCACATTTGCACGTGGATGTGCACGTCGCGATGTAAATCTTGGTGTTGCAGGCCAGCGTCGGCCAACGTGTTCCGACAACACCCTCCCACCTCGGCTGACGGGCGAACACGGCCAGTGACGTCGGACAAGAAGACGTCTTCACACACCCGTGAGCACCCTATCGTCAGCCTGTCGACTAATAGAAATAATGCTTATCCCCACACATTTCGGCAAGTTTCTGGCCGCTTGCACCTGTAAAGATCCACCGTGATTCTATTCTTTGCGGCATTGCAAATCACGAGCCGCTATATAAGGACCTAGGTAGACGCCGAGATGCCTACCCCTCCCTTTTCCCAGGATCGCCGAGACTGGTTGAGCGAAATTTCTGGATTGTTTACTCAGCGCAAGAATACTAGTACAAGTACACCAAAGGATCCGACTGCCACTTTGAGATTTGGGGTTCCTAAAGCTTGTGACTCTGCTTCCACGATCAGCCTGCGAGATGACGCCTCCACAAAAGATCAAGCAATGGCTCACGGGCCAAGACGGTCTCGATAAGCTGAGAATGAGCGAGGCGGACTGTCCCACTCCGGGTGAAGACGAAGTACTGGTGGAAGTTCATTCTGTCAGCTTGAATTACAGGGATACCGAGGGTTTGTGAATCCGAGAAAACCAAAGAAACCAGGAACTAGACTAATCACGTGATATAGTGGCCATGGGTCAATACAACCACCACGCCTCGGTCGATCATCCCCCCGCTATTGTGCCGTGCAGCGACATGTGCGGTGTAGTAGTGGCAGTCGGCCCAACCTCTGAGAATTCCTCTGATCCTTTCAAGAACCCCGCCTTTCGTCTCAAAGAAGGCGATCGCGTCATTAGCACCTTTGCACCAACTCATTTGAGCGGTCAAGTCAAAGGATCCGATGTTGCAAGTGGCCTCGGAGGTCCTGCTCCCGGTGTAATGACACAATACCGCGTCTTCCCCAATTACGGTGTTGTCAAGGTTCCAGATTACATGACCGACGATGAAGCAGCTTGCCTACCCATTGCAGCCATGACGGCCTGGATGAGTCTGAACTGCATGCGCCCCAAGGGCGAAATCATTGGTCAGGGTGAGACGGTTGTTTGTCAAGGCACTGGTGGTGTCAGCATTTGTGCCGCTCAGATTGCTACCGCAGCAGGCGCCGATGCTATCGTCACATCCTCTTCCGATGAGAAACTTGAGCGCGCAACCAAGCTAGGCGCAAAGACGACCATCAACTACCGCAAGAACCCTGACTGGGAAGCCAAGGTTCTGTCCGCCACTGCCGACGAAGGCGCCGACATCATCATCGAAGTCGGCGGCGCGCAAACCCTACGCAAGTCTTTTGACTGCGTACGTTTCGGCGGTTTGATCTCTTGTATTGGATATCTCTCCGGCAAGCAAGATGAGGCTGGCGACAGAACAAACACGAACCTACTTTGCTTGAAGAGGAACGTCACGCTAAAGGGCATCTTGAACGGGCCTCGATCTGAACTTGAGAGGATGCTCAAGTTTTACGACGAGAAGAAAATCAGGCCAGTCGTAGACCGTGTGTGGAAGTTTGAGGAGGCAGATCAGGCACTCAAGTATTTGTTCAGTGGAGGACACTTTGGAAAGGTTGTAGTTAAGGTTAAGGCATAAGTGGATGATGGCAATGAATATTTTACGCTACACTATCTCGGCGTTCCAGTCCCCGTGCTTATATGTTATCACGTC from Pyrenophora tritici-repentis strain M4 chromosome 1, whole genome shotgun sequence encodes the following:
- a CDS encoding Qor, NADPH:quinone reductase and related Zn-dependent oxidoreductase, producing the protein MTPPQKIKQWLTGQDGLDKLRMSEADCPTPGEDEVLVEVHSVSLNYRDTEVAMGQYNHHASVDHPPAIVPCSDMCGVVVAVGPTSENSSDPFKNPAFRLKEGDRVISTFAPTHLSGQVKGSDVASGLGGPAPGVMTQYRVFPNYGVVKVPDYMTDDEAACLPIAAMTAWMSLNCMRPKGEIIGQGETVVCQGTGGVSICAAQIATAAGADAIVTSSSDEKLERATKLGAKTTINYRKNPDWEAKVLSATADEGADIIIEVGGAQTLRKSFDCVRFGGLISCIGYLSGKQDEAGDRTNTNLLCLKRNVTLKGILNGPRSELERMLKFYDEKKIRPVVDRVWKFEEADQALKYLFSGGHFGKVVVKVKA